The Lycium ferocissimum isolate CSIRO_LF1 chromosome 10, AGI_CSIRO_Lferr_CH_V1, whole genome shotgun sequence genome window below encodes:
- the LOC132035419 gene encoding zinc finger BED domain-containing protein RICESLEEPER 2-like codes for MSLQPMFKMVSRNTIKNDIIKNFDNLKSKTSNLLERVTSIIAITTDMWTSNSIKKGFMAITGHFIDDSWRLQSHILRFVHVPTPHDKDALCGASVNCLFDCNLERRLSTITVDNSSTNSAMMKTLLDEKLNKRDLFLSGRLFQLRCAAHILNLIVQEGLKVIGDGIGKVRDSVLYWIGSAGRIERFEEAARLLHCSCKKKLEYDCPTRWNSTYLMLRTALEYKEVFKKLSLTDTNYKSYPTEEQWSDAEDVCGKLKVSYYITEQFSGTQYPTSSQDFTKVREIKIDLEDWVKSFNPLISSMASAM; via the coding sequence ATGAGTCTCCAACCTATGTTTAAGATGGTTTCAAGAAATACGataaaaaatgacataataaAAAATTTTGACAATTTGAAATCAAAAACTTCTAACTTGTTGGAGAGAGTCACAAGTATAATTGCAATAACAACCGATATGTGGACTTCAAATAGCATCAAAAAAGGATTCATGGCTATTACTGGACATTTTATTGATGATTCATGGAGGCTTCAAAGTCACATTTTGAGGTTTGTTCATGTTCCAACTCCACATGATAAAGATGCTTTGTGTGGTGCTTCGGttaattgtttgtttgattGCAATCTTGAACGGCGACTATCAACTATCACCGTTGATAATTCTAGTACCAACAGTGCAATGATGAAAACCTTATTGGATGAGAAACTTAATAAAAGAGATTTGTTTTTGTCTGGCCGACTTTTTCAATTGCGTTGTGCCGCACACATCCTGAATTTGATTGTACAAGAAGGGTTAAAAGTGATAGGAGATGGTATTGGCAAAGTACGTGATAGTGTCTTGTATTGGATTGGATCAGCTGGCAGAATTGAGAGATTCGAAGAAGCCGCACGTCTGCTACACTGTTCTTGTAAGAAGAAGTTGGAGTATGATTGTCCTACCCGTTGGAACTCTACTTATCTAATGTTGAGAACAGCCCTGGAATACAAAGAAGTGTTTAAGAAGTTGAGTCTAACTGACACAAATTATAAGTCTTATCCAACCGAAGAGCAATGGAGTGATGCAGAAGATGTTTGTGGTAAGCTCAAAGTTTCTTACTATATCACTGAACAATTTTCAGGAACTCAATATCCAACTTCCAGTCAAGACTTTACAAAAGTTCGTGAAATTAAGATAGACTTGGAAGATTGGGTGAAGAGCTTTAATCCTCTGATTAGTTCCATGGCATCTGCGATgtag